One part of the Ornithodoros turicata isolate Travis chromosome 2, ASM3712646v1, whole genome shotgun sequence genome encodes these proteins:
- the LOC135383831 gene encoding uncharacterized protein LOC135383831 isoform X1 translates to MGCCVAVNCTNSRAKGFRMYRFPRDPKRKRIWEEKTKRGGGWRPNANSELCEAHFDDSQFESRRADGWRKLKPNAVPTIFAHTVVRVTRKPPKSRLQPQGITVPLREEARTAESTLTSQAGQTSTEAIGGAPAVSLMKEGCMPLQRRELTTQQTTSGLSSIEHFPVGSIHTSDDSSVVQILVRPCFPHAVSDMAVPEKECTMQDTNTPDAVQDLSTCSLELEAPDSPSQVETLEYSLNSSAALYPEAPASPLMVDTLDSCSPTCHPEVYVHCSCVTVLPDAYLLLHTSCTFLLLKARQLCMTCSSFVKMFS, encoded by the exons ATGGGGTGCTGCGTGGCTGTGAACTGCACCAATTCGCGTGCGAAGGGCTTCCGCATGTACAGGTTTCCCAGAGACCCCAAGAGAAAACGCATATGGGAAGAAAAGACAAAACGTGGTGGCGGCTGGAGACCTAATGCGAACAGCGAGCTGTGTGAG GCACACTTTGACGACAGTCAGTTCGAGTCGCGTCGGGCTGACGGCTGGAGAAAACTGAAACCAAACGCCGTGCCCACCATTTTCGCCCACACTGTTGTTCGTGTCACAAGGAAACCGCCCAAGAGTCGGTTGCAGCCCCAG GGTATAACAGTGCCGCTGAGAGAGGAGGCAAGGACTGCTGAGTCTACCTTAACCTCACAG GCTGGACAGACGTCTACAGAGGCAATAGGAGGTGCACCCGCAGTTTCGCTGATGAAGGAAGGCTGTATG CCCCTGCAGAGGAGAGAGCTCACCACCCAGCAGACAACTTCAGGCTTATCAAGTATAGAGCACTTCCCGGTGGGTTCTATTCATACTAGTGATGACTCTTCTGTTGTGCAGATACTTGTGCGCCCATGTTTTCCACATGCAGTGTCAGATATGGCTGTTCCAGAAAAGGAGTGCACTATGCAGGACACAAACACTCCTGATGCCGTACAGGACCTTAGTACGTGTAGCCTTGAGCTCGAG GCACCAGACAGCCCATCCCAGGTTGAAACACTGGAGTACTCACTGAACAGCTCTGCCGCACTTTATCCTGAG gCACCAGCGAGCCCACTGATGGTCGACACACTGGACAGTTGTTCACCCACATGTCATCCAGAGGTATATGTTCATTGTAGTTGTGTAACTGTGCTACCAGATGCATATCTGCTACTCCACACTTCATGCACGTTTTTGCTTCTTAAAGCCAGACAGCTGTGTATGACATGCTCCTCCTTTGTGAAAATGTTTTCATAA
- the LOC135383831 gene encoding peroxynitrite isomerase THAP4-like isoform X2 → MGCCVAVNCTNSRAKGFRMYRFPRDPKRKRIWEEKTKRGGGWRPNANSELCEAHFDDSQFESRRADGWRKLKPNAVPTIFAHTVVRVTRKPPKSRLQPQGITVPLREEARTAESTLTSQAGQTSTEAIGGAPAVSLMKEGCMPLQRRELTTQQTTSGLSSIEHFPVGSIHTSDDSSVVQILVRPCFPHAVSDMAVPEKECTMQDTNTPDAVQDLSTRQPIPG, encoded by the exons ATGGGGTGCTGCGTGGCTGTGAACTGCACCAATTCGCGTGCGAAGGGCTTCCGCATGTACAGGTTTCCCAGAGACCCCAAGAGAAAACGCATATGGGAAGAAAAGACAAAACGTGGTGGCGGCTGGAGACCTAATGCGAACAGCGAGCTGTGTGAG GCACACTTTGACGACAGTCAGTTCGAGTCGCGTCGGGCTGACGGCTGGAGAAAACTGAAACCAAACGCCGTGCCCACCATTTTCGCCCACACTGTTGTTCGTGTCACAAGGAAACCGCCCAAGAGTCGGTTGCAGCCCCAG GGTATAACAGTGCCGCTGAGAGAGGAGGCAAGGACTGCTGAGTCTACCTTAACCTCACAG GCTGGACAGACGTCTACAGAGGCAATAGGAGGTGCACCCGCAGTTTCGCTGATGAAGGAAGGCTGTATG CCCCTGCAGAGGAGAGAGCTCACCACCCAGCAGACAACTTCAGGCTTATCAAGTATAGAGCACTTCCCGGTGGGTTCTATTCATACTAGTGATGACTCTTCTGTTGTGCAGATACTTGTGCGCCCATGTTTTCCACATGCAGTGTCAGATATGGCTGTTCCAGAAAAGGAGTGCACTATGCAGGACACAAACACTCCTGATGCCGTACAGGACCTTA GCACCAGACAGCCCATCCCAGGTTGA